A single Triticum dicoccoides isolate Atlit2015 ecotype Zavitan chromosome 2A, WEW_v2.0, whole genome shotgun sequence DNA region contains:
- the LOC119359727 gene encoding putative wall-associated receptor kinase-like 16 yields MQVFLQLGLGLVLLASQYAPGTAVPSSGCRRQCGTVEIPYPFGIDPGCSLAEGFDLSCKVQDGVQKPFKGAFEVLDISLTEGTTRVLNYILGYCYNTSTGSMEYFGRYAGFNEGDPSSPYRFSDVQNKFTVIGCNALILIYDFDATGYQGLGVATCRNLSDLVDGSCSGMGCSQTAIPKRMYYYDIAFSEIVNTSEIWEFNRCSYVVLMEAAAFKFSTAYVSTNKFNETYDGRVPMILDWAMRDVKSCDVAEQNKTGTYACLSSNSKCVNSTNDQGYMCNCTNGYEGNPYLRDGCKDVNECNHNPCPSDGFCRNIGGEYQCSCGLGKKYIQKSNTCNTNIVLTIGITMGIFGLMVIIMFTVFCGQIIMQKRKLKKVKQEYFHQHGGLLLFDKMKSEKGLAFNVFSEAELIHATENFDNSRILGKGGHGTVYKGILKNMPVAIKRCAIVDERQKKEFGKEMLILSQINHKNIVKLLGCCLEVEVPILVYEFVLNGTLFELIHGRNQALQISFSTLLRIAHEAAEGLSFLHSYASPPIIHGDVKTSNILLDDNYMAKVSDFGASILAPSDKEQFVTMVQGTCGYLDPEYMQTCQLTDKSDVYSFGVILLEILTGQLPLKLEGSEKQRSLSLIFLSAMKENNLDAVLASHVKGQESMELLTGIADLAKKCLDMCGENRPSMKEVADELNRLRKLSVHPWARLDIETNAENLLGGESTSGYEIELSGYPTGESEDLPINPGSSYYAR; encoded by the exons ATGCAAGTGTTCTTGCAGCTTGGACTCGGTCTCGTATTGCTTGCATCACAGTATGCACCTGGAACTGCGGTTCCTAGTTCAGGATGCCGAAGACAGTGCGGTACTGTTGAAATACCGTACCCATTCGGCATCGACCCGGGCTGCTCGCTCGCAGAAGGCTTCGACCTCAGTTGCAAGGTCCAAGATGGCGTCCAGAAGCCATTCAAGGGTGCCTTTGAGGTGCTCGACATTTCTTTGACCGAAGGCACGACCCGGGTGCTTAATTACATCCTGGggtactgctacaacacctccaCAGGGAGCATGGAGTATTTTGGCCGATATGCGGGGTTCAATGAAGGAGATCCTTCTTCTCCCTACCGGTTCTCCGACGTCCAGAACAAGTTCACGGTCATCGGGTGCAACGCCCTCATCTTGATATACGACTTTGATGCCACGGGCTACCAGGGCTTGGGCGTCGCAACATGCCGCAATTTGTCTGACTTGGTGGACGGATCCTGCTCCGGCATGGGCTGCTCCCAGACTGCAATACCGAAGAGGATGTACTACTATGACATAGCCTTCTCAGAAATAGTCAACACAAGTGAAATTTGGGAGTTCAACCGTTGTAGCTATGTGGTACTGATGGAGGCCGCGGCATTCAAGTTCAGCACTGCCTACGTAAGCACAAATAAGTTCAATGAAACATATGATGGACGGGTGCCAATGATTCTTGACTGGGCTATGAGAGATGTGAAGTCATGTGATGTTGCAGAACAGAATAAGACGGGCACTTATGCATGCCTCAGCAGCAACAGCAAATGCGTGAATTCCACCAATGATCAAGGTTACATGTGTAATTGCACCAATGGTTATGAAGGCAACCCTTATCTCCGAGATGGATGCAAAG ACGTTAATGAATGCAATCACAACCCATGCCCTTCAGATGGTTTTTGTCGCAATATCGGTGGAGAATACCAGTGTTCTTGTGGACTTGGGAAAAAATATATCCAAAAAAGCAATACATGCAACACTAACATTGTCTTAACAATAG GAATTACAATGGGAATATTCGGCCTAATGGTTATCATCATGTTCACAGTTTTTTGCGGGCAGATTATAATGCAAAAGAGAAAATTGAAAAAAGTTAAGCAGGAGTATTTTCATCAGCATGGAGGCTTACTTTTGTTTGACAAGATGAAATCAGAAAAAGGTCTTGCTTTCAATGTATTTTCAGAAGCTGAACTCATACATGCAACTGAAAACTTCGACAATAGTAGGATACTTGGAAAAGGAGGCCATGGAACGGTCTATAAAGGGATACTAAAGAACATGCCTGTTGCAATTAAAAGATGTGCGATAGTTGACGAAAGACAAAAGAAGGAATTTGGCAAAGAGATGCTTATTTTGTCCCAAATCAATCACAAGAACATTGTCAAACTCTTGGGTTGTTGCCTTGAGGTGGAAGTTCCAATTCTAGTATATGAGTTTGTCCTAAACGGTACACTATTCGAGCTTATCCATGGCAGAAACCAAGCATTGCAAATATCCTTTAGCACTCTCTTAAGGATTGCTCATGAAGCAGCCGAAGGACTCAGCTTCCTGCATTCATATGCGTCTCCCCCAATAATTCACGGTGATGTAAAAACTTCCAACATCTTGCTTGATGATAACTATATGGCCAAAGTGTCAGACTTCGGAGCTTCCATACTAGCCCCATCTGATAAAGAGCAGTTTGTCACAATGGTTCAAGGTACTTGTGGTTACCTTGACCCCGAATACATGCAAACATGTCAGTTAACAGACAAAAGTGACGTATACAGCTTTGGAGTTATCCTTTTGGAGATCCTCACGGGTCAGCTGCCACTGAAGCTTGAGGGGTCTGAGAAGCAAAGAAGCTTGTCATTGATTTTCCTATCTGCAATGAAGGAAAATAATCTAGATGCCGTGTTGGCGAGCCACGTGAAAGGTCAAGAGAGCATGGAGTTACTGACAGGAATTGCGGACCTAGCTAAGAAGTGCCTAGATATGTGTGGTGAAAATAGGCCCTCTATGAAAGAGGTTGCCGATGAGCTCAACCGATTGAGGAAACTTTCAGTGCATCCTTGGGCACGACTCGACATCGAGACAAATGCTGAAAACCTTCTCGGAGGAGAATCTACGAGTGGGTATGAAATAGAATTAAGCGGGTATCCTACGGGTGAAAGTGAGGACCTACCCATAAACCCAGGAAGTTCCTATTATGCAAGGTGA